The following are from one region of the Biomphalaria glabrata chromosome 12, xgBioGlab47.1, whole genome shotgun sequence genome:
- the LOC106076301 gene encoding uncharacterized protein LOC106076301: MDLIVASRSNQSHNSQHKKFGVEIRRDEKDFLKALLLPGNIVQVHGPPMVGKSMLVDQVISEIQSELGSTCKVHQYCVECKNITCLEDILERTLESMGIAPASVLPATIDATLTAIDSKLRSNSSCQHIVVFHKCQALRLSGNDRKFLQLVASLAYQNVSENGKVTVVFTSYVDFLIQGANVKHVYVGMLVDPQDIEALLRHYSQEVEDLSECVFFCKRFLGIPEGIIRIAEEYLLSNSNSPSEQYLEEIFNNDLELVHLMFTKRLADVFSWLDEQDLLFVYKCQPISFLRTYSEDQLHEAYSKCKQECPIFSSGNWMYYFGELRAKHVLLYCYDTEELMFHPLIIYHCVCNHYEVLPSRNKSQWLTSFLSKILKKAEDFKIVTERSPQYSIHWSKLKVLLNETIQRSGDEPFGSLCTIAFLAGKLMICTFPDEAKIFYQDLERRAEHPGLKAALRAHIGNLYALGADIDWQLAEDTLDSAMRDLEKYGLTYFLTWAANKKAFILLRQAKYLESEKYYDTAREHENRHQLMSLEQSLRIPDYIEEEEDLTRAIYEITPLIFRGNPADALKKLQELSSRPGLQCHPCFTVFLNNFGLAYEQCQMFEEALKWFRRSIQARRPLKQISPFILLVALNNISKLLLRHYMRDEASLKDCEKYLTEASHILSEITGHYYDRATTKSCLAKLHMRKKNYFEAYQYDLEALSIIENKTQYADYMFEVLLHLAHLRVVLDLQTSAMDRTEPEFSASDLKRSPEDFLLQILSIKESRGGDSFEFHSNYLSACVHGMLVHVGQSRCDFNKYKTYFKQHWTLVEEHRGTRNDKKLSIFSKYEHFYSYIERTEFNDITLQEFNGFVSDFCSNCTTLRQDVNKYSWSKHLTDNLASSPHIEKGKSTQNCVEKTVCNKSETGDESQSVTLSYSLSLESEGARSKSNILISNLLGSHMSFNVLNTSISETSEMNILYAVNNSEVSELEYQSVEISISEMNPSVNEISESIFQRVVNMSISDCETISSDSECGTQSVMNWSDTTDES, translated from the exons ATGGACTTGATAGTAGCCAGCAGAAGTAACCAATCACATAACAGTCAACATAAAAAGTTTGGCGTAGAGATAAGACGAGACGAAAAAGATTTCTTAAAGGCGTTGTTGCTTCCCGGTAACATCGTACAAGTGCACGGACCACCAATGGTCGGAAAGTCAATGTTGGTTGACCAG GTCATTTCTGAAATACAAAGTGAATTAGGGAGTACATGCAAGGTCCATCAATACTGCGTTGAGTGCAAGAATATTACATGCCTTGAAGACATTCTGGAAAGGACTTTGGAAAGTATGGGCATAGCACCTGCCAGTGTTTTACCAGCAACAATCGACGCTACATTAACAGCAATAGACTCTAAATTAAGAAGTAACTCAAGCTGTCAGCACATTGTTGTCTTTCACAAATGTCAAGCATTACGTCTGTCAGGAAACGATCGCAAATTTTTACAATTGGTTGCCTCCCTTGCATATCAAAATGTGTCGGAAAATGGGAAAGTTACGGTAGTGTTTACATCGTACGTGGATTTCCTAATTCAAGGAGCTAATGTAAAACACGTTTATGTTGGAATGCTTGTTGATCCTCAAGATATTGAAGCTTTACTGCGCCACTATTCACAAGAGGTCGAGGATCTATCAGAATGCGTATTTTTTTGCAAGCGGTTTTTGGGCATTCCAGAAGGAATAATTAGAATCGCTGAAGAGTATCTGCTATCCAATTCTAACTCGCCTTCTGAGCAATACTTGGAGGAAATATTCAACAATGACTTGGAACTGGTGCATTTAATGTTTACCAAAAGACTGGCAGACGTCTTCAGCTGGCTAGACGAACAAGACTTACTGTTTGTTTACAAGTGTCAGCCAATATCATTTCTACGGACGTATTCTGAAG ACCAATTACACGAGGCCTACAGCAAATGTAAACAAGAATGTCCAATTTTTAGTTCTGGTAACTGGATGTATTACTTTGGTGAACTACGAGCGAAACAtgttcttttatattgttatgacacCGAGGAACTGATGTTTCACCCACTGATaatctatcattgtgtctgtaATCACTATGAGGTGCTGCCTTCACGGAATAAAAGCCAATG gctcaCAAGTTTTTTGTCTAAGATCCTCAAAAAGGCAGAAGACTTCAAAATAGTGACGGAACGCAGTCCACAATATTCTATACACTGGTCAAAACTAAAAGTACTACTGAATGAAACGATCCAGCGCTCAGGAGATGAACCATTCGGTTCACTTTGTACG ATTGCTTTTTTGGCTGGGAAATTGATGATATGCACATTCCCTGACGAAGCCAAAATTTTCTACCAAGATTTGGAAAGACGAGCTGAACACCCTGGACTCAAAGCAGCACTAAGAGCTCACATAGGAAATCTTTATGCTCTTGGGGCTG ATATAGACTGGCAATTAGCTGAAGACACCCTGGACTCAGCCATGAGAGATTTGGAAAAGTATGGTCTGACCTACTTCTTGACCTGGGCTGCCAATAAGAAGGCTTTCATTTTATTGAGGCAAGCCAAATATCTTGAATCTGAAAA ATATTACGACACTGCCAGGGAACATGAAAACAGACATCAATTAATGAGCTTGGAACAAAGTCTTAGAATACCTGATTACATAGAAGAGGAAGAAGATCTAACTCGCGCTATTTATGAAATCACCCCACTGATCTTTAGAG GCAACCCAGCAGATGCTTTGAAAAAACTTCAAGAGCTTTCCTCGAGACCCGGACTTCAATGTCACCCATGTTTTACAGTCTTCCTCAACAACTTTGGCTTGGCCTATGAGCAGT GTCAAATGTTTGAAGAAGCTCTGAAATGGTTCAGAAGATCTATCCAAGCCAGACGtcctttaaaacaaatttcaccTTTTATACTGCTGGTAGCCCTGAACAATATATCTAAACTTTTATTAAGACACTATATGAGAG ACGAAGCATCACTAAAGGACTGTGAAAAGTATCTCACGGAAGCCTCGCATATTTTATCTGAGATAACTGGCCACTACTATGACCGGGCAACGACTAAAAGCTGCCTTGCAAAACTGCATATGAGAAA AAAGAATTATTTCGAAGCGTACCAATACGACCTGGAGGCGTTGTCTATCATAGAGAACAAGACTCAGTATGCTGACTACATGTTTGAAGTTCTCCTTCACCTTGCACATTTACGCGTAGTGCTTGATTTGCAGACGTCTGCCATGGACAGAACTGAACCGGAGTTCAGTGCGTCTGATCTGAAGAGATCACCAGAAGATTTTCTGCTACAAATTTTGTCCATTAAAGAATCTCGAGGCGGTGATAGTTTTGAGTTCCATTCTAATTACCTGTCGGCTTGTGTCCATGGCATGCTGGTACATGTTGGCCAGTCCAGGTGTGACTTTAACAAATACAAGACATATTTCAAACAGCATTGGACACTTGTTGAAGAGCACAGAGGAACTAGAAATGATAAAAAGCTGTCAATCTTTTCCAAATATGaacatttttatagttatattgAGCGGACAGAATTTAACGACATCACCTTGCAAGAATTCAATGGTTTCGTGTCAGACTTCTGCTCAAACTGTACAACTTTACGTCAAGATGTCAACAAATATTCTTGGAGCAAACATCTTACAGACAACCTGGCTTCTTCTCCCCACATTGAAAAGGGGAAATCAACCCAGAACTGTGTTGAAAAAACTGTATGTAACAAATCTGAAACGGGAGATGAAAGTCAATCTGTCACTTTGTCTTACTCTCTAAGTTTAGAATCAGAGGGTGCTAGGTCAAAAAGCAATATTCTTATATCGAACTTGCTTGGATCACATATGTCATTCAATGTGCTTAACACTTCAATTAGTGAAACAAGTGAGATGAATATCCTGTATGCCGTTAACAATAGTGAAGTTAGTGAGTTAGAATACCAAAGTGTTGAAATTTCGATTTCAGAAATGAACCCTTCGGTTAATGAAATTAGTGAATCAATCTTTCAAAGGGTAGTGAACATGTCTATTTCAGACTGTGAGACAATCAGTAGTGATTCTGAGTGTGGGACGCAGAGTGTCATGAATTGGTCAGACACTACTGATGAATCTTGA